A single Montipora foliosa isolate CH-2021 unplaced genomic scaffold, ASM3666993v2 scaffold_416, whole genome shotgun sequence DNA region contains:
- the LOC137988368 gene encoding uncharacterized protein: MELVGEDQDDDDSTETRLLYACSENCLCVCSKAWGKDLLCGWTPSNKKPISRAKPAKTPPSFGNAKKEGKLAINECGFVFRHYETMGRYIEQYRENHSSACLEKEAEWTPVLGVDVPDPYLLPKIGTSSNTFDRVKFIEAMSDYFKVAALRSDLQKICLTGKRAVNGDHKTDLSNGTKLDNQGLPIITTASNGKHVSGKLEQRETIISKDKEKEMRVSDEKSRNDLVRTAPALTKASVLPTVPGKPNLSHQIQQKPVVNSAGNRSKGAELIRRNQRERIRLPKFQWTERPVKDKRNIERRFDAKKVEKKDAKQTELFSTSDSDDYVARKLISRGSLRLGSNVQSHKSSPKRQLFQGNVSKCEVYSSNAPNTSESLQKPCQTGICLPNTTTFIQIFGQQTGPPPKVASKARSKVNRKEGSRTKDKSMANPNLPLQYLTKFGRTNFHHVLEARSFKPGEKKLGATALADFRS, encoded by the exons ATGGAGCTTGTCGGCGAAGACCAAGATGATGACGACTCGACTGAAACTCGCTTGCTGTACGCTTGTAGTGAGAACTGTTTGTGTGTTTGTAGCAAAGCCTGGGGAAAAGATTTGCTTTGTGGTTGGAcaccttcaaataaaaaaccAATCTCGAGAGCAAAGCCAGCGAAAACGCCGCCGTCGTTTGGCAACGCGAAGAAGGAAGGGAAGTTGGCGATAAACGAATGTGGATTTGTTTTTCGACATTATGAGACAATGGGTCGCTACATTGAACAGTATCGAGAAAATCATAGTAGTGCTTGTTTGGAGAAAGAGGCCGAATGGACACCGGTGTTGGGAGTTGATGTACCAGACCCTTATTTATTGCCCAAGATTGGTACCTCAAG CAATACGTTTGATCGAGTAAAGTTCATCGAGGCCATGTCTGATTACTTCAAAGTGGCCGCCTTGAGAAG TGATCTACAGAAGATTTGCCTCACGGGAAAAAGAGCAGTAAATGGCGATCACAAGACAGATTTGAGCAATGGCACCAAACTGGACAATCAAGGTCTACCGATAATTACGACCGCTTCTAACGGCAAGCATGTTTCAGGGAAACTCGAACAGAGGGAGACAATTATTTCCAAGGATAAAGAGAAAGAAATGAGAGTCAGTGATGAAAAAAGTCGAAATGATCTCGTTCGAACAGCGCCTGCTCTGACAAAGGCTTCTGTACTTCCAACCGTGCCAGGAAAACCTAACTTGTCACACCAAATACAACAGAAACCTGTTGTAAACTCGGCAGGAAATCGATCGAAGGGTGCGGAATTGATAAGAAGGAATCAAAGAGAAAGGATTCGACTACCGAAATTTCAGTGGACAGAACGTCCCGttaaagataaaagaaataTAGAGAGAAGGTTTGACGCGaaaaaagtggaaaagaaagatgcaaaacaaactgaGTTATTCTCAACCAGTGATAGTGATGACTACGTCGCTCGAAAATTAATTTCTCGAGGAAGTCTTCGTTTGGGTAGCAACGTGCAATCCCACAAATCATCACCAAAAAGGCAACTGTTTCAAGGTAACGTCAGTAAATGCGAAGTATACAGCTCGAATGCTCCGAATACTTCAGAAAGCCTCCAGAAACCCTGTCAAACGGGGATATGCCTCCCAAACACAACCACCTTCATTCAAATCTTTGGACAACAAACGGGCCCTCCGCCCAAAGTTGCAAGTAAAGCACGGTCCAAAGTTAATAGGAAAGAGGGTTCAAGGACAAAAGATAAATCGATGGCCAATCCTAACTTGCCTCTTCAATACCTAACCAAATTTGGCAGAACGAACTTTCATCATGTGCTTGAGGCCCGTTCGTTTAAGcctggagaaaaaaaactcGGGGCTACAGCTTTAGCTGATTTTCGTAGTTAG